The following are from one region of the Aquila chrysaetos chrysaetos chromosome 23, bAquChr1.4, whole genome shotgun sequence genome:
- the POU3F3 gene encoding POU domain, class 3, transcription factor 3 isoform X1, with protein sequence MAAATSNPYLPGNGILAAGSIVHADSGGGGGGGGGGGGGGMQPGSVAVTSVAGGYRGDPAAKMVQSDFMPGAMAASNGGHMLSHAHQWVTALPHAAAAAAAAAAAAAEAGSPWSGSPVGMTGSPQQPPPPPDVKGGGGRDDLHSGAALHHRPPHLGPPHQGHPAAWGAAAAAAAHLPAMAGGQQQQQQSLLYSQPGGFTVNGMLSPPPGGQSLVHPGLVRGETPELGEHPGHHHHHHHHHQHPGHHPPHHGGVNSHDPHSDEDTPTSDDLEQFAKQFKQRRIKLGFTQADVGLALGTLYGNVFSQTTICRFEALQLSFKNMCKLKPLLNKWLEEADSSTGSPTSIDKIAAQGRKRKKRTSIEVSVKGALESHFLKCPKPSAQEITNLADSLQLEKEVVRVWFCNRRQKEKRMTPPGIQQQTPDDVYSQVGTVNSDTPPPHHGLQTSVQ encoded by the coding sequence aTGGCCGCGGCCACCTCTAACCCCTACCTCCCCGGCAACGGCATCCTGGCGGCCGGCTCCATCGTCCACGCCGActcgggcggcggcggcggcggcggcggcggcggcggcggcggcggcatgCAGCCGGGCAGCGTGGCCGTCACCTCGGTGGCGGGCGGCTACCGCGGCGACCCGGCGGCCAAGATGGTCCAGAGCGACTTCATGCCGGGCGCCATGGCCGCCAGCAACGGCGGCCATATGCTGAGCCATGCCCACCAGTGGGTGACGGCCCTGCcccacgccgccgccgccgccgccgccgccgccgccgccgccgccgaagCGGGCTCGCCCTGGTCCGGCAGCCCCGTGGGCATGAcgggcagcccccagcagccgccgccgccgcccgacGTCaagggcggcggcgggcgcgaCGACCTGCACTCGGGCGCGGCGCTGCACCACCGGCCGCCCCACCTGGGCCCCCCGCACCAGGGGCACCCGGCGGCctggggggcggcggcggcggcggccgcccaCCTGCCCGCCATGGCCggcgggcagcagcagcagcagcagtcgCTCCTCTACTCGCAGCCCGGGGGCTTCACGGTGAACGGCatgctgagccccccccccggcgggcAGAGCCTGGTGCACCCGGGGCTGGTGCGCGGCGAGACGCCGGAGCTGGGCGAGCACCCCgggcaccaccaccaccaccaccaccaccaccagcaccccGGGCACCACCCGCCGCACCACGGCGGCGTCAACAGCCACGACCCGCACTCGGACGAGGACACGCCGACCTCCGACGACCTGGAGCAGTTCGCCAAGCAGTTCAAGCAGCGGCGGATTAAGCTGGGCTTCACCCAGGCCGACGTGGGGCTGGCGCTGGGCACCCTCTACGGCAACGTCTTCTCGCAGACCACCATCTGCCGCTTCGAGGCCCTGCAGCTCAGCTTCAAGAACATGTGCAAGCTGAAGCCTTTGTTGAACAAGTGGCTGGAGGAAGCCGACTCCTCCACCGGCAGCCCCACCAGCATCGACAAGATCGCGGCGCAGggcaggaagaggaagaagcgGACCTCCATCGAGGTGAGTGTCAAGGGGGCCTTGGAGAGCCACTTTCTGAAATGCCCCAAGCCCTCCGCCCAGGAGATTACGAACCTAGCGGAcagcctgcagctggagaaggaggtggtcagggtttggttttgcaatcggaggcagaaagagaaacGGATGACCCCCCCGGGGATCCAGCAGCAGACCCCCGACGATGTCTACTCCCAGGTCGGCACCGTCAACTCCGACACGCCGCCCCCTCACCACGGACTGCAGACCAGCGTGCAGTGA
- the POU3F3 gene encoding POU domain, class 3, transcription factor 3 isoform X2 has product MAAATSNPYLPGNGILAAGSIVHADSGGGGGGGGGGGGGGMQPGSVAVTSVAGGYRGDPAAKMVQSDFMPGAMAASNGGHMLSHAHQWVTALPHAAAAAAAAAAAAAEAGSPWSGSPVGMTGSPQQPPPPPDVKGGGGRDDLHSGAALHHRPPHLGPPHQGHPAAWGAAAAAAAHLPAMAGGQQQQQQSLLYSQPGGFTVNGMLSPPPGGQSLVHPGLVRGETPELGEHPGHHHHHHHHHQHPGHHPPHHGGVNSHDPHSDEDTPTSDDLEQFAKQFKQRRIKLGFTQADVGLALGTLYGNVFSQTTICRFEALQLSFKNMCKLKPLLNKWLEEADSSTGSPTSIDKIAAQGRKRKKRTSIEKEKRMTPPGIQQQTPDDVYSQVGTVNSDTPPPHHGLQTSVQ; this is encoded by the exons aTGGCCGCGGCCACCTCTAACCCCTACCTCCCCGGCAACGGCATCCTGGCGGCCGGCTCCATCGTCCACGCCGActcgggcggcggcggcggcggcggcggcggcggcggcggcggcggcatgCAGCCGGGCAGCGTGGCCGTCACCTCGGTGGCGGGCGGCTACCGCGGCGACCCGGCGGCCAAGATGGTCCAGAGCGACTTCATGCCGGGCGCCATGGCCGCCAGCAACGGCGGCCATATGCTGAGCCATGCCCACCAGTGGGTGACGGCCCTGCcccacgccgccgccgccgccgccgccgccgccgccgccgccgccgaagCGGGCTCGCCCTGGTCCGGCAGCCCCGTGGGCATGAcgggcagcccccagcagccgccgccgccgcccgacGTCaagggcggcggcgggcgcgaCGACCTGCACTCGGGCGCGGCGCTGCACCACCGGCCGCCCCACCTGGGCCCCCCGCACCAGGGGCACCCGGCGGCctggggggcggcggcggcggcggccgcccaCCTGCCCGCCATGGCCggcgggcagcagcagcagcagcagtcgCTCCTCTACTCGCAGCCCGGGGGCTTCACGGTGAACGGCatgctgagccccccccccggcgggcAGAGCCTGGTGCACCCGGGGCTGGTGCGCGGCGAGACGCCGGAGCTGGGCGAGCACCCCgggcaccaccaccaccaccaccaccaccaccagcaccccGGGCACCACCCGCCGCACCACGGCGGCGTCAACAGCCACGACCCGCACTCGGACGAGGACACGCCGACCTCCGACGACCTGGAGCAGTTCGCCAAGCAGTTCAAGCAGCGGCGGATTAAGCTGGGCTTCACCCAGGCCGACGTGGGGCTGGCGCTGGGCACCCTCTACGGCAACGTCTTCTCGCAGACCACCATCTGCCGCTTCGAGGCCCTGCAGCTCAGCTTCAAGAACATGTGCAAGCTGAAGCCTTTGTTGAACAAGTGGCTGGAGGAAGCCGACTCCTCCACCGGCAGCCCCACCAGCATCGACAAGATCGCGGCGCAGggcaggaagaggaagaagcgGACCTCCATCGAG aaagagaaacGGATGACCCCCCCGGGGATCCAGCAGCAGACCCCCGACGATGTCTACTCCCAGGTCGGCACCGTCAACTCCGACACGCCGCCCCCTCACCACGGACTGCAGACCAGCGTGCAGTGA